The following coding sequences are from one Alosa alosa isolate M-15738 ecotype Scorff River chromosome 13, AALO_Geno_1.1, whole genome shotgun sequence window:
- the LOC125306153 gene encoding interferon-inducible GTPase 5-like, producing the protein MSGGLSVEESEIEILDIYGDGGAKGLSDDKETKKCVKEFKKSSSDAAVKKIKENFETLDHVTLNIGVTGNTGAGKSTFVNAIRGLSNDDEGAADTGVTETTMKPTQYPHPTMPNVTIWDLPGIGTPKFKAKTYLSDVHFERYDFFIIVTSERFKENDISLAKAIKKKGRLFYFIRSKIDNDINAEKNRRDYNKERMLSKIREDCKKNLNSVGNPKVFLISSFNFNDYDFNNLIDTLERELPETKKHALVLSLPVYSLEVLQRKKRHLQKMIWLTAFGSGAIAVVPVPGLTLACDYGMILSFLESVFRSFGLEDSSLQRLATRVQLNTMDLKAEIKSRFNDGVTHAAVRSLLATPSMATIMTLKGLMSGAVPLGQLPAGAMSVPIMHYLLNKGLNEMENDGKSVLEKAQLH; encoded by the coding sequence ATGTCAGGTGGGTTAAGTGTGGAAGAGTCTGAAATTGAGATTCTTGACATCTATGGAGATGGAGGCGCTAAAGGGTTAAGTGATGATAAGGAAACTAAAAAATGTGTTAAAGAATTCAAAAAGTCTTCATCAGATGCTGCAGTAAAGAAGATTAAAGAAAACTTTGAGACTCTGGATCATGTGACACTCAACATAGGTGTCACTGGAAATACAGGAGCAGGAAAGTCCACCTTCGTGAACGCCATACGGGGTCTGAGTAACGATGATGAGGGAGCAGCTGACACGGGAGTGACAGAGACCACAATGAAGCCGACACAATACCCGCATCCCACAATGCCAAATGTCACCATTTGGGATCTGCCAGGTATTGGTACTCCCAAATTTAAAGCAAAGACGTATCTGTCTGATGTCCATTTTGAACGCTATGACTTCTTCATCATCGTCACTTCAGAGAGATTCAAAGAGAATGACATTAGCTTGGCCAAAGCGATCAAGAAGAAGGGAcgactgttttatttcattcgCTCAAAGATCGACAACGACATcaatgcagaaaaaaacagaagagaCTACAACAAGGAAAGGATGTTATCTAAGATCAGAGAGGACTGTAAAAAGAACTTGAATAGTGTTGGAAACCCAAAGGTTTTTCTGATATCCTCCTTTAATTTCAACGATTATGATTTCAACAACTTGATTGACACCCTGGAGAGAGAACTCCCAGAAACAAAGAAACATGCTCTTGTCCTTTCTCTACCAGTCTACTCCTTAGAGGTATTGCAGAGGAAGAAGAGGCACCTACAGAAGATGATCTGGCTCACAGCCTTTGGCTCTGGTGCAATAGCTGTGGTTCCTGTCCCAGGTCTTACACTGGCATGTGATTATGGAATGATCTTGTCATTTCTAGAAagtgttttcagatcttttggGCTTGAGGATAGCTCTTTGCAGAGGCTTGCAACAAGAGTGCAACTGAACACGATGGACTTAAAAGCTGAAATTAAATCAAGGTTTAATGATGGAGTCACACATGCTGCGGTGAGGTCTTTGCTCGCAACGCCTTCAATGGCCACTATCATGACTCTCAAAGGGCTCATGAGCGGCGCAGTCCCCCTCGGACAGCTACCAGCTGGAGCCATGTCTGTGCCCATCATGCACTATCTGCTCAACAAAGGCCTCAATGAAATGGAAAATGACGGCAAATCTGTGCTGGAAAAAGCACAACTGCACTAA